A genomic region of Venturia canescens isolate UGA chromosome 7, ASM1945775v1, whole genome shotgun sequence contains the following coding sequences:
- the LOC122413168 gene encoding uncharacterized protein: protein MINPAMKMSYDVTADMESFASGATEGMGMEIAMSCANHQRSINVHPRPPAPTAAANPRKKRRVNAKVSKAASQKLPKMALMQTLDPPMLSGYGDTIVLSNPFDDAPSKTCKTMPFNVGGSHTAQQMHANCMNGPPARRTGPAGPMTNGLGPRVPLNVGYRPAVHPVNNCAYRPINQSPNNLTGANNILRNLPSGTMAIKEQMRANENVQFPTISANDIAMNVPMNNVNVDTQSNQRQQLNAQCALLNNQNNQQTQYFNHQFSSNHFGNEVVNVEQLINVNMNITQPNQMGSLPGKKSPEFGQNKTDKMGHGNVRLGKHKAQQTNLQRTIHTAPKQHVKCGKTYPGDQPVILNYQNPHAPPIYPCGICHKEVSDNDQGIICESGCNFWFHRNCLGLSEAAFHLLTQEVYAEWACDNCVRTKNVPMVKYKS from the exons ATGATTAATCCAGCAATGAAGATGAGCTACGACGTAACAGCGGATATGGAAAGCTTCGCGAGTGGAGCGACGGAAGGAATGGGAATGGAAATTGCGATGAGCTGCGCCAATCATCAACGCAGTATCAACGTTCATCCTCGTCCTCCGGCTCCCACCGCCGCTGCAAATCCGAGAAAAAAGAGGCGAGTCAATGCGAAAGTGTCCAAGGCTGCTTCGCAAAAGCTGCCGAAAATGGCGCTCATGCAG ACTCTCGATCCTCCGATGCTATCGGGTTACGGTGACACAATCGTTTTGAGTAACCCATTCGACGACGCGCCCTCTAAGACATGTAAAACAATGCCGTTTAACGTCGGAGGGAGCCACACAGCGCAGCAAATGCATGCCAACTGTATGAACGGGCCACCGGCGAGAAGAACCGGCCCCGCAGGGCCCATGACGAACGGGCTCGGTCCCAGAGTGCCCCTTAACGTCGGCTATCGACCAGCCGTGCATCCCGTTAACAACTGCGCTTACAGGCCGATTAATCAATCTCCAAACAACCTCACGGGTGCCAACAACATCCTCCGAAATCTACCGAGTGGAACGATGGCGATAAAAGAGCAAATGCGAGCGAacgaaaatgttcaatttccAACGATTTCTGCGAACGATATCGCCATGAACGTTCCCATGAATAACGTCAACGTGGACACGCAGTCGAATCAGAGGCAGCAGCTCAACGCCCAATGCGCGCTCCTCAACAATCAAAACAATCAGCAAACCCAATATTTCAATCATCAGTTCAGCTCCAATCACTTTGGCAACGAAGTCGTCAATGTCGAACAGCTGATTAATGTCAATATGAATATTACGCAACCCAACCAAATGGGATCGTTGCCTGGAAAGAAAAGCCCCGAATTTGGCCAGAATAAAACTGACAAAATGGGCCATGGAAACGTGAGACTCGGTAAACACAAAGCCCAGCAAACCAATCTCCAAAGAACGATACACACGGCGCCGAAACAACACGTGAAATGTGGAAAG ACTTATCCGGGAGATCAACCGGTCATCTTGAACTATCAAAATCCCCATGCACCCCCGATTTATCCCTGTGGAATTTGTCACAAGGAAGTGAGCGACAACGATCAGGGTATCATCTGCGAATCGGGTTGCAACTTCTGGTTCCATAG GAATTGCTTGGGACTTTCGGAAGCTGCCTTTCATCTTTTGACTCAAGAAGTTTACGCCGAATGGGCTTGCGACAATTGTGTGCGCACGAAGAACGTACCGATGGTCAAATACAAATCGTAG
- the LOC122413327 gene encoding pre-mRNA-processing factor 19-like, with amino-acid sequence MALSCAISNEVPEHPVVSPVSGSIFEKRLIEKYVSENGVDPITGTELAIKDLIDIKTTPLVKPKPPSATSIPAILKILQDEWDAVMLHSFTLRQQLQTARQELSHALYQHDAACRVIARLTKEVTAAREALATLKPQAGIAQIAAIPQPAVAVEAGGLAAQPTEQAGITDDVIQKLQEKATVLTQERKRRGRSIPEDLLPQENIRAFQTLASHPGLHSASVPGILAIDIHGADTSKILTGGADKSATVFNKDTEQVVAILKGHTKKVTRVIYHPDEDVVMTASPDTTIRVWNVETSQTTLLLRAHDAPVTGLSLHPTGDYLLSSSLDHHWAFLDIRTGRLLTKVSGPGSQPLTTAQFHPDGLIFGTGTADSQVKIWDLKEQSNVANFPGHSGPIRAISFSENGYYLATAAEDSCIKLWDLRKLKNFKTLQLDEGYEVKDLCFDQSGTYLAVAGSDVRIYLCKQWQELKVLNEHTATATGVRFGKHAQYIASTSMDRTLKLYGLP; translated from the exons ATGGCGCTCTCCTGTGCAA TTTCGAACGAAGTGCCCGAACATCCAGTTGTTTCGCCAGTCTCTGGCTCTATTTTTGAGAAACGCCTTATCGAGAAATATGTTTCGGAAAATGGTGTCGATCCGATTACCGGCACAGAACTCGCCATCAAAGACCTCATTGACATTAAAA CTACACCACTTGTCAAGCCAAAACCACCGAGCGCCACCTCGATTCCAGCAATACTCAAAATATTACAGGACGAATGGGATGCCGTAATGCTACACTCATTCACCCTCCGACAGCAGCTACAAACTGCTAGGCAAGAATTATCACATGCTCTTTATCAGCACGATGCAGCCTGCCGTGTAATAGCGAGATTAACCAAAGAAGTCACTGCCGCTCGCGAAGCTCTTGCCACTTTAAAGCCTCAAGCTGGCATCGCACAGATCGCTGCTATTCCTCAACCA GCCGTAGCTGTCGAAGCTGGCGGATTAGCTGCTCAACCAACCGAACAAGCCGGAATAACCGATGATGTAATTCAAAAATTACAAGAAAAAGCAACAGTTCTGACACAAGAACGAAAACGACGCGGACGATCGATTCCCGAAGACTTGTTGCCACAGGAAAATATTCGAGCTTTCCAAACTCTTGCATCTCATCCT GGTCTTCATTCTGCAAGCGTTCCTGGTATTCTTGCAATTGACATTCACGGAGCTGATACCAGCAAAATATTAACTGGTGGAGCTGACAAAAGTGCAACAGTTTTCAACAAAGACACTGAACAAGTTGTTGCGATTCTGAAAGGTCATACGAAAAAG GTAACGAGAGTCATTTATCATCCAGACGAGGACGTTGTGATGACCGCCTCTCCAGATACTACGATTCGTGTTTGGAACGTCGAAACGAGTCAAACAACACTTTTGTTGAGAGCTCACGATGCTCCTGTTACCGGTCTTTCACTTCATCCGACCGGCGATTATTTGCTCAGTTCCTCGTTGGATCACCATTGGGCGTTTTTGGATATTCGTACTGGAAGGTTACTCACCAAg gTTTCTGGTCCAGGAAGTCAGCCATTAACGACAGCTCAATTCCATCCCGATGGTTTGATTTTCGGTACGGGAACTGCGGATTCACAAGTGAAAATTTGGGATTTGAAGGAACAATCAAACGTCGCGAATTTCCCAGGGCATTCAGGTCCGATAAGGGCCATTAGTTTCTCCGAAAATGGTTATTATTTAGCCACAGCTGCTGAAGATTCGTGTATCAAATTGTGGGATTtaaggaaattgaaaaatttcaaaaccttGCAATTGGACGAAGGTTATGAGGTCAAGGATTTGTGCTTTGATCAAAGCGGCACGTATCTTGCAGTCGCTGGCTCCGATGTCAG gatttATTTGTGCAAACAATGGCAAGAATTGAAGGTTTTGAACGAACATACGGCAACGGCAACTGGTGTTCGGTTTGGAAAACATGCTCAATACATTGCATCGACCAGCATGGATAGAACTCTAAAATTATACGGTCTTCCTTGA
- the zetaCOP gene encoding coatomer subunit zeta-1 isoform X2 yields MNRSVASTSSEHNLTKMTNFDTDRRNNTTFEPTLYIVKGMAILDNDGNRILAKYYDKNIFPTSKEQETFEKNLFNKTHRSNTEIIMLDGLTCVYRSIVDLHFYVMGSSHENELILISVLNCLYDSVSHILGRNVEKRAVFDSLGIVMLAMDEICDRGVILDADAASVVQRVSLRTDEIPLSEQTVAQVLQSAKEQLKWSLLK; encoded by the exons ATGAACCGTTCCGTAGCGTCGACCAGCAGTGAACATAACCTCACTAAAATGACTAACTTCGATACTGACAGAAGAAACAATACTACATTT GAACCAACGTTATACATTGTCAAGGGTATGGCGATACTCGACAACGATGGAAACCGCATACTCGCCAAGTATTACGATAAAAACATATTCCCAACTTCGAAAGAGCAAgaaacatttgagaaaaacttGTTTAACAAGACACATCGTTCCAATACCGAAATAATCATGCTTGATGGCCTCACTTGTGTTTATCGAAGCATAGTTGATTTACATTTTTACGTTATGGGCAGTTCACATGAAAACGAG CTCATATTAATAAGCGTTTTGAATTGTCTGTACGACTCGGTAAGTCACATTCTGGGTCGCAATGTGGAAAAGAGAGCCGTTTTCGACAGCCTTGGTATAGTAATGTTGGCAATGGATGAAATATGTGACAGAGG AGTCATTCTGGATGCTGATGCAGCAAGTGTAGTTCAGAGAGTATCTCTCAGAACAGACGAAATTCCTTTGAGCGAGCAAACTGTTGCACAG GTCTTGCAATCTGCCAAGGAACAACTCAAGTGGTCTctgttgaaataa
- the zetaCOP gene encoding coatomer subunit zeta-1 isoform X1 has product MDGKLLEPTLYIVKGMAILDNDGNRILAKYYDKNIFPTSKEQETFEKNLFNKTHRSNTEIIMLDGLTCVYRSIVDLHFYVMGSSHENELILISVLNCLYDSVSHILGRNVEKRAVFDSLGIVMLAMDEICDRGVILDADAASVVQRVSLRTDEIPLSEQTVAQVLQSAKEQLKWSLLK; this is encoded by the exons ATGGACGGAAAGTTGTTG GAACCAACGTTATACATTGTCAAGGGTATGGCGATACTCGACAACGATGGAAACCGCATACTCGCCAAGTATTACGATAAAAACATATTCCCAACTTCGAAAGAGCAAgaaacatttgagaaaaacttGTTTAACAAGACACATCGTTCCAATACCGAAATAATCATGCTTGATGGCCTCACTTGTGTTTATCGAAGCATAGTTGATTTACATTTTTACGTTATGGGCAGTTCACATGAAAACGAG CTCATATTAATAAGCGTTTTGAATTGTCTGTACGACTCGGTAAGTCACATTCTGGGTCGCAATGTGGAAAAGAGAGCCGTTTTCGACAGCCTTGGTATAGTAATGTTGGCAATGGATGAAATATGTGACAGAGG AGTCATTCTGGATGCTGATGCAGCAAGTGTAGTTCAGAGAGTATCTCTCAGAACAGACGAAATTCCTTTGAGCGAGCAAACTGTTGCACAG GTCTTGCAATCTGCCAAGGAACAACTCAAGTGGTCTctgttgaaataa
- the Irbp gene encoding X-ray repair cross-complementing protein 5 translates to MEESQDNYEHFGYRDGTIFVIDASPEMFEKYPESNNTYFSECLTVYERILCEKLMWNRRDWMGLILYNVTKNWNLETEYILTVQKFSEIETNMAIELKNILEEKTTKEEYCDASLEAKRDICLHDVLWQASRCFDVIKIAMSLRQVVLLTRNDNPLANDLAERHKIRLRAKTYKDINVKLRIVGLKECWNHDLFYKDLDVLANNCDPEDSKFTKLNELEKGLLFAAKTSGHLTWKIGKDLEIPVRLASFSSKTTLKKARMHKDTNEILEVVRHWGPSRQFEDVFEDEDDQGIPRTQIPDYIRKGVRYGGRLITFKPKELQEIRSSLETGIKLIGFKRLPRDDFMGHIKPTKFVGVEASASDRQKVLFAAFLRNCRTRKVMAICSVSHRSMPYIAKMIACDELDGFYLRKIPFKEQINNLKKYTADYVYDNEKPLPVDEKGVSVMKQVIKKLSMEWDPTNFSNPKIKRKMDYIQTLALDREFTRPFDSTRPDKEAINDRLGDLVQQFENLFGKPVLKRAAISRGQTRNTVKEIKFDDDTIRTLVARETLQGISVANLRSIARSIGVQTTGLKIQLIERITAHYTRN, encoded by the exons ATGGAGGAATCACAAGACAATTATGAACACTTTGGCTATCGTGATGGAACCATTTTTGTCATCGATGCTTCACctgaaatgtttgaaaaatacccTGAATCGAATAACACATACTTCAGCGAATGTTTAACG gtttATGAACGGATTCTCTGTGAAAAATTAATGTGGAACAGACGAGATTGGATGGGTCTCATTTTATACAATGTTACCAAAAATTGGAATCTCGAAACAGAGTACATTCTTACTGTCCAGAAATTTTCTGAAATCGAAACCAACATGGCCATTGAACTCAAAAACattt TGGAGGAGAAGACGACGAAAGAAGAATATTGTGATGCGTCTCTGGAAGCCAAGCGAGACATTTGTTTGCATGACGTACTGTGGCAAGCCAGTCGGTGTTTTGATGTAATAAAAATTGCCATGTCCTTACGTCAAGTGGTGTTGCTTACTCGCAATGATAATCCTCTGGCTAATGATTTGGCAGAGCGCCACAAAATCCGTTTAAGGGCCAAGACTTATAAGGATATCAATGTTAAACTGCGAATAGTAGGTCTAAAGGAGTGTTGGAATCACGATCTTTTCTACAAAGATCTCGATGTGCTGGCCAACAATTGTGATCCTGAAGACTCCAAATTTACGAAACTCAATGAACTCGAGAAGGGCTTGCTGTTTGCAGCAAAAACTAGTGGTCACTTAACATGGAAAATCGGTAAAGATCTTGAGATCCCTGTTCGACTTGCATCATTTTCAAG cAAGACTACTTTGAAAAAAGCACGAATGCACAAGGACACAAATGAAATACTTGAGGTAGTCAGACACTGGGGACCCAGCCGACAATTCGAAGATGTCTTTGAAGATGAG gACGACCAGGGCATCCCTAGAACTCAAATTCCCGATTACATACGCAAAGGAGTAAGATATGGTGGCAGGTTAATCACTTTCAAACCAAAGGAATTACAGGAAATACGTTCATCGTTAGAAACTGGAATTAAATTGATTGGTTTTAAGCGATTACCTAGAGATGACTTCATGGGACACATTAAACCAACGAAATTTGTGGGTGTCGAGGCATCGGCATCAGACC gtcaaaaagttttatttgctGCTTTCCTTCGTAACTGCCGAACACGAAAAGTAATGGCAATTTGTTCAGTGAGTCATCGATCAATGCCGTATATCGCAAAAATGATTGCGTGTGATGAGTTGGATGGATTTTATTTGCGCAAAATACCGTTCAAAG AACAAATCAacaatctgaaaaaatataccgcGGATTACGTATACGATAACGAAAAGCCATTGCCGGTAGATGAAAAGGGAGTTTCAGTAATGAAACAAGTGATCAAAAAGCTAAGCATGGAATGGGACCCAACCAACTTTTCCAATCCGAAGATCAAACGTAAAATGGACTACATTCAAACCCTCGCATTGGATAGAGAATTCACCAGGCCATTCGATAGCACTC GTCCGGACAAGGAGGCAATCAACGACCGATTAGGAGATCTCGTCCAGCAGTTTGAAAACTTATTTGGAAAACCAGTTTTGAAAAGAGCAGCCATTTCAAGAGGACAAACTAGAAACACcgtaaaagaaataaaattcgacGATGATACAATCCGAACACTGGTCGCCAGAGAAACT CTACAAGGCATTTCGGTAGCAAATTTAAGATCAATCGCTCGATCGATAGGCGTACAGACGACGGGATTGAAGATTCAGTTGATAGAAAGAATAACAGCGCACTACACGAGAAactaa
- the Sqor gene encoding sulfide:quinone oxidoreductase, mitochondrial isoform X1 has translation MHSLSKRGLLGLPRLLKIYSYQELHHSCKVLVVGGGTGGCSMAAKLSRKFKGSPKHVIVIEPNELHYYQPIFTLVGGGLSDFESSRRPMKNVLPKNAQWIKDSVMAFEPDNNKVITSNGDTIEYDIMIVAMGLQLLWDKVPGLINGLRDPDAQVCSIYGPETVTEVFKKMENTRDGQGVFTFPNSPVKCPGAPQKICYIAEDYWRRKGLRKNIRVTYNTSLPVLFGVKKYADALWEVCRSRDIEVNLQRSLIEVRGSKREAIFQNLQNPEDIVVEQYSFLHVCPPMGPPEILKRHGILTNEAGFLCVDSQTLRHTRYKNIYGLGDCTTTPNSKTMAAIASQAKVLYENIMDDLSGKAMSHSYTGYASCPLVTGPGKCILAEFDYNLRPMETFPVDQKRELWIMYIMKKYFFPFLYWNFMLKGYWNGPEVFRKYLTIFSQKS, from the exons ATGCATTCTCTGAGTAAACGTGGGTTACTCGGTCTCCCAAGGctcttgaaaatttattcctaCCAAGAATTGCATCACAG ttgCAAAGTTTTGGTCGTTGGTGGTGGTACCGGCGGATGTTCAATGGCAGCAAAATTATCCCGGAAGTTTAAGGGATCGCCCAAACACGTTATAGTAATAGAACCAAACGAG ttGCATTATTATCAACCGATATTTACACTGGTTGGTGGGGGACTGTCAGATTTTGAGTCATCCAGGCGACCCATGAAAAACGTGCTGCCAAAAAATGCACAATGGATCAAGGACAGCGTTATGGCGTTCGAACCGGATAACAACAAAGTCATAACCAGCAACGGTGATACCATTGAGTACGATATTATGATCGTGGCTATGGGCCTTCAACTACTTTGGGATAAA GTTCCAGGGTTGATCAACGGTCTCCGTGATCCGGATGCTCAAGTCTGCTCGATTTACGGGCCGGAAACGGTAACGGAGGTTTTTAAAAAGATGGAAAATACTCGAGACGGTCAAGGAGTATTCACGTTTCCAAATTCGCCGGTGAAGTGTCCCGGAGCGCCTCAGAAAATTTGCTACATAGCTGAGGATTATTGGCGTCGT AAGGGTCTGAGGAAAAATATCCGAGTTACATACAACACGTCATTACCGGTGCTGTTcggcgtgaaaaaatatgcagACGCACTTTGGGAAGTCTGCAGAAGTCGAGATATCGAAGTGAACCTTCAAAGAAGTCTCATTGAAGTTCGAGGCTCGAAGAGAGaagcgatttttcaaaatttgcaaaatcctGAGGACATCGTTGTTGAacaa TATTCCTTCTTGCACGTTTGTCCGCCGATGGGTCCGCCGGAAATTTTAAAGAGACACGGAATCCTCACGAACGAGGCAGGCTTTTTGTGCGTCGATTCACAAACTTTGAGACACACGcgttacaaaaatatttacgGTCTCGGTGATTGCACGACAACGCCCAATTCAAAAACGATGGCGGCAATTG CTTCACAAGCCAAAGTATTGTACGAAAATATAATGGACGATTTGTCGGGCAAGGCCATGAGCCATTCTTACACCGGTTACGCATCTTGTCCTCTGGTGACAGGCCCAGGAAAATGCATCCTCGCTGAATTCGATTATAATCTTCGTCCCATGGAAACGTTTCCAGTTGACCAGAAACGCGAATTGTGGATAATGtatattatgaaaaagtatttctTCCCCTTTCTTTACTGGAATTTCATGCTTAA AGGGTATTGGAACGGACcggaagtatttagaaaatatctgacaatattttctcaaaaatcataa
- the Sqor gene encoding sulfide:quinone oxidoreductase, mitochondrial isoform X2, with translation MAAKLSRKFKGSPKHVIVIEPNELHYYQPIFTLVGGGLSDFESSRRPMKNVLPKNAQWIKDSVMAFEPDNNKVITSNGDTIEYDIMIVAMGLQLLWDKVPGLINGLRDPDAQVCSIYGPETVTEVFKKMENTRDGQGVFTFPNSPVKCPGAPQKICYIAEDYWRRKGLRKNIRVTYNTSLPVLFGVKKYADALWEVCRSRDIEVNLQRSLIEVRGSKREAIFQNLQNPEDIVVEQYSFLHVCPPMGPPEILKRHGILTNEAGFLCVDSQTLRHTRYKNIYGLGDCTTTPNSKTMAAIASQAKVLYENIMDDLSGKAMSHSYTGYASCPLVTGPGKCILAEFDYNLRPMETFPVDQKRELWIMYIMKKYFFPFLYWNFMLKGYWNGPEVFRKYLTIFSQKS, from the exons ATGGCAGCAAAATTATCCCGGAAGTTTAAGGGATCGCCCAAACACGTTATAGTAATAGAACCAAACGAG ttGCATTATTATCAACCGATATTTACACTGGTTGGTGGGGGACTGTCAGATTTTGAGTCATCCAGGCGACCCATGAAAAACGTGCTGCCAAAAAATGCACAATGGATCAAGGACAGCGTTATGGCGTTCGAACCGGATAACAACAAAGTCATAACCAGCAACGGTGATACCATTGAGTACGATATTATGATCGTGGCTATGGGCCTTCAACTACTTTGGGATAAA GTTCCAGGGTTGATCAACGGTCTCCGTGATCCGGATGCTCAAGTCTGCTCGATTTACGGGCCGGAAACGGTAACGGAGGTTTTTAAAAAGATGGAAAATACTCGAGACGGTCAAGGAGTATTCACGTTTCCAAATTCGCCGGTGAAGTGTCCCGGAGCGCCTCAGAAAATTTGCTACATAGCTGAGGATTATTGGCGTCGT AAGGGTCTGAGGAAAAATATCCGAGTTACATACAACACGTCATTACCGGTGCTGTTcggcgtgaaaaaatatgcagACGCACTTTGGGAAGTCTGCAGAAGTCGAGATATCGAAGTGAACCTTCAAAGAAGTCTCATTGAAGTTCGAGGCTCGAAGAGAGaagcgatttttcaaaatttgcaaaatcctGAGGACATCGTTGTTGAacaa TATTCCTTCTTGCACGTTTGTCCGCCGATGGGTCCGCCGGAAATTTTAAAGAGACACGGAATCCTCACGAACGAGGCAGGCTTTTTGTGCGTCGATTCACAAACTTTGAGACACACGcgttacaaaaatatttacgGTCTCGGTGATTGCACGACAACGCCCAATTCAAAAACGATGGCGGCAATTG CTTCACAAGCCAAAGTATTGTACGAAAATATAATGGACGATTTGTCGGGCAAGGCCATGAGCCATTCTTACACCGGTTACGCATCTTGTCCTCTGGTGACAGGCCCAGGAAAATGCATCCTCGCTGAATTCGATTATAATCTTCGTCCCATGGAAACGTTTCCAGTTGACCAGAAACGCGAATTGTGGATAATGtatattatgaaaaagtatttctTCCCCTTTCTTTACTGGAATTTCATGCTTAA AGGGTATTGGAACGGACcggaagtatttagaaaatatctgacaatattttctcaaaaatcataa